CGAGACGGCGCTGGCGGGCGTGGCGCCCGTCACCGTCGCCACGTCGATGGGCGACGCCGTGCGCCGGGCGGCGGCTGCGGCCGGACCGGGCGACGTGGTGCTGCTCTCGCCGGCGTGCGCGTCCTTCGACTGGTACCGCTCCTACGCCGAGCGGGGCGACGACTTCACCCGCCACGCCCGGTCCCTGATGGGCGCCACATGACGGCCACCTCACGATCGGCGCGCTCGAAGGGTTCGGGCCGGGCGCCCGGAGCACGCGCGGCGACGTCGCCCCGCCGAGCGTCGCCGGTGGGCTCGGAGCGCAACGGCCAGGGGGTCCTGGCGGCCGTCGTCGCCCTCCTGTGCCTCATCGGCCTGGTGATGGTGCTCAGCGCGTCGTCCGTGCAGGCGCTGCGCGAGGACGGGTCGTCGTGGTTCTACTTCCGCCGCCAGGTCCTGTGGGCGGGCCTCGGGACGGTGGCGCTGGTGGTGGCCGCCCGCCTCGACTACCGGAAGCTGCGCCGGGTCGGCTTGCCGTTGCTGCTGCTGGCCGTCGCCCTCCTGGTCGTGGTGCTCGTCCCCGGTATGGGCATCGCCGTCGGCGGCTCGACCCGGTGGATCGGCGTGGGCAGCTGGCGGATGCAGCCCTCGGAGCTGGCCAAGCTCGGCCTGCTGTTCTTCGGGGCAGACCTCCTGGCCCGCCGCGGCGGCCGTCCGGACACGGCCAGGTCCGCCATGCGCGTGATGCTGTTCGGCTTCTGCGTCGTCGCCGGCCTCATCATGGCGCAGCCCGACCTCGGCACCACGCTGGTCGTCGGTTGTGTCGTGCTGTGCCTGCTGCACGTGGCCGGCACGCCGCTGCGGTCGGTGGCCACCCTCCTGCTGTCGGGCGCCGGCCTCGCCTTCCTGCTCGGCATGGCCGAGCCGTACAGGCGGGAACGACTCCTGTCGTTCATGAACCCGTGGGCCGACGCCCACAACACCGGCTACCAGGTCGTGCAGTCGTTGGTGGGCATGGGCACCGGTCGCCTCACGGGGGTGGGCGTGGGTGCAAGCCGGGCCAAATGGGGATTCCTGCCCAACGCCCACACCGACTTCATCTTCAGCATCATCGGAGAGGAACTGGGCATGATCGGCAGCCTGTTCGTCCTTCTCCTGTTCGTGGCGTTCGGCCTGCTGGGCATACGGGCGGCGCTGCGGGCACCCGATCGTTACGGGATGCTGCTGGCCTCGGGCATCACGGCATGGGTGATGGCCCAGGCGTTCATCAACATCGGCGCCGTGGTGGGCGTCGTCCCGGTGAGCGGCCTGCCGCTGCCGTTCGTGTCCTTCGGCGGCACGTCGATGGTGGTGCTCATGGGCGCCGTCGGCGTGTTGTTGAACATCGCCGGCCAGGCGGCGCCGGGCGACGGGCGCAGTCCGTCGCCGGCGCGGTGACGCCGAGGCACGACCGGGTGTGGGCGCTCGTGGCCGGTGGGGGCACGGCCGGGCATGTCCTGCCCGCAGTAGCCGCCGCCGCCGCCCTGGTCGAACGCGGCCACGCAGCGGAGAGCATCAGCTTCGTGGGATCGTCGCGCGGGCTCGAGGCCAGGCTGGTACCCGAGGCCGGGTTCTCGATCACCCTCCTGCCGGGGCGGGGCATCGCCCGGCGGCTCACCCTGGACAACGCCGGCGCCGTGGCCGGGCTGCTGTGGGCCATCGGAAGGGCCTTCGTCCTGACGGCGCGGCGCCGCCCCGCCGTCGTGCTGTCCGTCGGCGGGTACGCCAGCGTCCCCTGCGCGGCAGCCGCCGTCGCCTTGCGGGTCCCGCTCGTGCTGCACGAGCAGAACGCCGTGCCCGGCCTGGCCAACCGGCTGGCCGCCCGCTTCGCCCGGGCCAGCGGCGTCTCGTTCGCCGGCACGGCCCTTCCCCGGGCCATCGTCACCGGGAACCCCGTGCGGCCGGACGTGCTGGCCGTGGACCGGTCGGCTACGGGACGGCGTGCGGCGCGAGCGGCACTCGGTCTCCCCGCCGACGCCACTGTGATCGCGGTGTTCGGCGGCTCCCTGGGGGCGCGGCGCATCAACGAGGCGACGTTCGGTCTGGTGGAGCGGTGGGCGGCCCGGCCCGGCGTCGCCGTACGCCACGCCGTGGGCGCACGCGACTGGGCCGCGGTGGTGGGACGCCTGCCGGCGGTCCCGCCCGGGGGACTGACGTACGACGCGGTCGAGTACGAGGAGCGGATGCCGACCCTGTACGCGGCGGCCGACGTCGTGGTGGGCCGGGCCGGCGGCACCACGGTGGCCGAGCTGGCCGCCGCCGGTGTGCCGTCCGTGCTGGTGCCGCTGCCCGGCGCACCGAACGACCACCAGACGGCCAACGCCAAGGCCCTGGTGGACGCCGGTGCGGCCGTGCTGGTCCCCGACGGCGAGCTCACCGCCGAGCGCCTGGCCGGCGAGCTGGACGCCCTGGTCGGCGACCCGGAACGCCTGGCCGCCATGGGAGACGCGGGGCGACGCATCGCCCGCCCCGACGCGGCTGAGCGGGTGGCCGAGCTGGTGGAGCGCCATGCCCGGCAGTGACGTCTTCGACCTCTCGCGGCCCCGGCGCATCCACGTCGTCGGTGCGGGCGGCATGGGGATGAGCGCCATCGCCTCGGTCCTGGCCGCCATGGGCCACCGGGTCTCCGGCAGCGACCTCAAGTCGTCGCCGTCGCTCGAGCGGCTGCGCACCCTCGGCGTCGAGGTCGCCGTCGGCCATCGCGCCGAGAACCTCGGCGGCGCCGAGGTCGTGACGATCTCGACGGCGGTGCCGTCCTCGAACCCGGAGGTGGTCGCGGCCGCCGCCGCCGGCGTGCCCGTCCTGCGCCGGGCCGAGATGCTGGCTGCGGTCGCCGCCACCCGGCGAAGCGTCGGTGTGGCCGGCACGCATGGCAAGACGACCACCTCGTCGATGCTGGCGCTGGTGCTGGTGGAGGCGGGCCTGCGCCCGTCCTTCCTCATCGGCGGGCAGGTGAACGACGTGGGCAGCGGCGCCGTGTGGGACGACGGCGAGTGGCTCGTCGTGGAGGCGGACGAGAGCGACGGCACGTTTCTCGAGCTGCCGCTCGAGGCGGTCGTCGTCACCAGCGTCGAGCCGGACCATCTGGCCCACTACGGCGGCAGCTTCGACGCCGTGGTCTCCGCCTTCGAGCAGTACCTGCGCCAGGCCCCGGGGCCGAACGTGGTGTGCGCCGACGACGCCGTCGCCCGGCGGCTGGCGGCCGCAACCGGCGCGGTCACCTACGGCACCGACGAGTCGGCGACCTACCGGATGTCGGACGTGCGCTCCGGGCGCAGCAGCGTCGCGTTCACGGTCGCCCATGCCGACGACGTCCTCGGGCGCGTCGCCCTCCCGGTCCCAGGTCTCTACAACGCCCGCAACGCGTGCGCCGCCCTGGTGACCGGCGTCCTGCTGGGCGCGCCGTTCACGGCGGCGGTCGCCGCCCTGGCGCGGTACGGCGGGGTCGCCCGCCGGTTCCAGTTCCGGGGCGAGCGCGGCGGCGTCACCTTCGTGGACGACTATGCCCACCTCCCGGGTGAGGTGGCGGCCGTGCTGGCGGCCACGCGCGACGGCGGCTGGTCGCGCGTGGTCGCGGTGTTCCAGCCCCACCGGTACTCGCGCACGGCCGAGGTGGCGGGCGGCTTCGCCGGGGCCTTCGACGACGCCGACGTGGTGGTGATCACCGACGTGTACGACGCAGGCGAGACGCCCCTACCCGGTGTCACGGGGAAGCTCGTCCTCGACGCCGTGCTCGCCGCCCGGCCCGCGACGCGGGCGGCCTACCTCCCCGGCCGCCAGGAGCTGGCCCCGTACCTTCGCCGGATCCTGCGAGCGGGGGACCTGTGCATCACGCTCGGAGCGGGGGATGTCACCCAGCTGGCCGACGAGCTGGTGGGCCCGGTCGCGCCGGGCGACCCTGGACCCGGCTGATGGCCGGCGTGGCGGACGCGGCCGCCGTCCTCGCCGACCGCGGGCGACGGGACGCGCCGCTCGGAGCGCTCACGACCTACCGCGTGGGCGGGACGGCCGCCTTGCTCGTGGAGGCGCGTTCGGTGGACGACCTCGTGCTCGCGGCCCGGGCCGTCGAGGCCGGCCAGGTACCCGTGCTCGTGGTGGGCCGGGGCTCCAACCTCCTCGTTGCCGACGGCGGGTTCCCCGGTCTCGCCGTCGTCGTGGGCGAGGGCCTCGACGGCGTGGAGGTGGACGTAGGGGCAGCCACCGTCACGGCCGGCGGGGGAGCGTTCCTCCCCGTGGTCGCCCGCCGCACGGCCGCCGCCGGGCTCACGGGGCTGGAGTGGGCGGTCGGCGTCCCGGGCTCCGTCGGCGGAGCGGTGCGGATGAACGCGGGTGGCCACGGGTCCGACACCAGCGGCACACTGGCCCGGGCGGGCGTGATCGACCTGGCTGGGGGCAGCGACCGGGGCGCAGCGGCCGTCCACGACGTCGCCGCCGAGGATCTGGCCCTGGGCTACCGGCGGTCGGCAGTGCGCAGTACGGAGGTCGTGGTGTGGGCCGAGTTCGCGCTGGCGCCCGGCGACCGCGCCGCGGCGGAGGCCGCCATCTCCGAGATCGTGCGCTGGCGCCGCGAGCACCAACCAGGAGGCCAGAACGCCGGATCGGTCTTCACGAACCCGCCAGGGGACTCGGCCGGCCGGTTGATCGAGGGGGCCGGTCTGAAAGGCTTCCGCCTGGGGTCCGCCACCGTGTCGCCCAAGCATGCCAACTTCGTGCAGGCCGACGACGGCGGATCGGCCGACGACGTCATGGCGCTCATCGAGGAGGTGCGCAGGCGGGTGGAGGACCGGACGGGGGTGTGCCTGGCGACCGAGCTGCGGCTCGTGGGCTTCGCGCCGTGACCGATCGTCGCGGTCCGTCCGTCGACGACGTGCGCCGGTCCATCGCGCGCGTCAGCGCTCGGAAGGTGCACCCGCAGCAGCAGTCGGGTGATCGGGCTTCCGGATCGGCGGCACCGACCGCAACGGCGAGCCCGGTGGACTCGGCGATCCGGCCGGCGGCTGCAGCGACTCCGCGGCAGTCGCCATCCGCAGCCGGCACGGCCTCCGGGGGCGCGCCCGCTGGTGGCCCACCCGCAGGCGGGGCCGGCACCGTCGTGATGGACCCCCGGTTCCGACGTCGGCGCATCGACGTCCGTCGCGACGAGGGACGTCGCCGCCTGCGCATCCTCCTCGGATGCCTCGGCGTCGTGGCCGCCGCCGGCGGTGCAGCTGGGGCCGGGCGGTCACCGCTGTTCGACGTCGATCGCACCGACGTCCGGGGCGCCGAGCGCACACCGGCTGACGAGGTCGTCAGGGCGGCCGGGCTGTCGGGGCACCCGGCCATGCTCGACGTGGACAGCGGCCGCATCGCCCGCAGCGTCGAGGCCCTGCCGTGGGTCCTGGAGGCGACGGCGCACCGCGAGTGGCCCGGCACGGTCCGCGTCGACATCACCGAGCGCCGCCCGGCGGCCGTGCTCCCCGCCGCCGGGCAGGCGTGGGCCCTTGCCGATCGCACCGGGCGCATCCTCGAGATCGGATCGGAGAAGCCGGCCGGGCTCCCCGTCATCGGCAACATCCCGCCGCCGACCAAGGCCGGAGCGTCGGTGCCGGCTGCCGCCACCCCGTCGCTGCGGGTGGCGGCCGCCCTGCCCGCCCCGGTGCGGGAGCGGGTGGCCGACGTGGCCACGCTGGAGACCGGCGAGGTGGAGTTGCAGCTGACGCCGCCCGGCGGCGTCGTCCGCCTCGGTCCGCCTGTCGACCTCGAGACCAAGCTCAGCGTCCTGGCCACCGTCCTGGCTCGGGCCGATCTCGCTCGGGTGCGCGTGGTCGACGTCCGGGTGCCCCGGGCTCCATCCTTGACCCGACGTTGACCATGTGGCTAAAGTTTCGACCGTCGCATGAGGTTGACATAACTCTCACCCTCCAGTGGAGGTTGAGGCTGGGACGGCCCGCAGGTGGGCAACTCGTCGGCAGGGTGGCGGCGAGCGTTCGGAGCTGGCAAGCACACGCATCGGAGCGGCACGCCGCTTGCGAGGGAGGCTGACATGGCCGCAACGCAGAACTACATCGCCGTCATCAAGGTGGTCGGCATCGGCGGTGGCGGCGTCAACGCCGTCAACCGGATGATCGACGCCGGCCTGAAGGGCGTCGAGTTCATCGCGATCAACACGGATGCGCAGGCGCTGCTGATGAGCGACGCCGATGTGAAGCTCGACATCGGCCGGCAGCTCACCCGCGGCCTGGGCGCCGGCAGCGACCCCGAGGTCGGGCGCCAGGCGGCGGAGGAGCACCGCGACGAGATCGAGGAGGTGCTCAAGGGCTCCGACATGGTGTTCATCACCGCCGGCAAGGGCGGCGGCACCGGGACGGGAGGCGCGCCCGTGGTCGCCGAGGTGGCCAAGTCGCTCGGCGCGCTCACCATCGGGGTAGTCACCCGACCGTTCGCCTTCGAGGGCCGGCGTCGCGCCGTGCAGGCCGACTCCGGGATCCAGACCCTGAAGGAGAAGGTCGACACCCTGATCATCATCCCGAACGACCGGCTGCTCACCGTGTCGAACGACAAGACGTCGATGGTCAACGCCTTCAAGATGGCCGACGAGGTCCTGCTCCAGGGGGTCCAGGGCATCACCGACCTCATCACCACCCCGGGTCTCATCAACACCGACTTCGCCGACGTGAAGATGATCATGAGCAACGCGGGCACGGCGATCATGGGCATCGGCACGGCGTCGGGCGAGGGTCGGGCCGTCAACGCGGCGCGCGCGGCGATCACCAGCCCGCTTCTCGAGGCGTCGATCGAGGGCGCCCGCGGCATCCTCCTCAACATCGCCGGCGGCAGCGATCTCGGCCTGTTCGAGGTCAACGAGGCGGCCGAGATCATCCACGGCGTGGCCCACGCCGACGCCAACATCATCTTCGGCAGCGTGATCGACGACGCCATGGGCGACGAGGTGCGCGTCACCGTCATCGCGGCCGGATTCGACCGATGGGAGGACGAGACGCCGAAGGCCCGGCAGCGGGCCGAGGTCGGCTCGCGTTCGGCCCCCCGCGAGCAGGCGCCCCGCCCGGATCCGTTCGCCATGCCGGCCGACGACGACATCGATCTGGGCGACGACGAGTTCGACGTGCCGTCCTTCCTTCGTTGATCCGTCCGTGACGGCGGGGCCCCGGACGGGCCTTTCGCAACCGATGACGCTGGCCGGAGCAGGGGTCCGTTTCACGGGCCGGGCCGAGGGCGACATGCGGCCCGGAGCGGGCCCCGGCGGGGCCGCGCTCGCGACGCTGGCCGGGCGCCCGGTGTCGTGGTTGCGGCAGGTGCACGGCGACCGGGTGGTGGTCGTCGAAGATACCCAGCGGGTGGAGGGCGACGCCGGCGACGCCCTCGTCACGGCGTCCCCCGACACCGTCCTGGCCGTCCTCACCGCCGACTGCGCGCCGGTGGCGCTCGGCAGCCCCGAGGGCGTGGTGGCTGCCGTGCACGCCGGCTGGGCCGGGCTCCTCGCCGGTGTGGTGGATCGCGCCGTCGACGCCATGGGCAGACTCGGTGCCTCGCGGGTGGAGGCCGTCGTCGGGCCGTGCATCCATGCCGAGTGCTACGAGTTCGGCCTCGCGGACCTGCAGCGGTTGGCCGCTGCGCTCGGTCCGAGCGTCCGCTCGACGACGGCCGGCGGCGCGCCGGCCCTCGACCTGACCGCCGCCGTGGGCGCCGCTCTGCGCCGGGCCGGCGCTTCGCTCGCCGGCTGCTCCACTGCATGCACGGCGTGCGAGGCGGACCTTCTGTTCTCCCATCGCGCCCGTCGCGACGAAGGGCGACAGGCGATGCTCGTGTGGGCACGGTCGTGATGGTGCAGCAAGACGGCCGCCCCGGGGCCGCTGCGTCCGTCGATCCCGACGCCGTGCGAGGCCGCGTCGACGTCGTGCGCCGGCAGGTTGCCGAGGCGTCAGGCGGACGGGCCGTCACCATCGTGGCCGTCACGAAGGGCTTCGGCCCCGACGCCGTCGCCGCCGCACGCTCGGCGGGCATCGACGACGTGGGCGAGAGCTATGCCCAGGAGCTGGCGGCCAAGGCAAGCGCCCTCGAGGTCGGTGCCGGCGTCGCCCTCCGCTGGCACTATCTCGGCGCCATGCAGCGGCGCAAGGTGCGCGACCTCGCTCCATTGGTGCGCGTGTGGCAGTCGGTCGACCGCGACGCGGCGGGCGAGGAGATCGCGCGCCACGCGCCCGGTGCCACCGTGCTGGTGCAGGTGAACGTCACCGGCGCGGCCGGCCGCAACGGGTGCAGCTGGGAGGAGGCGCCCGGGCTCGTCGAACGGATGCGCCGGCTTTCGCTCGACGTCGGCGGACTCATGTGCGTGGCCGGGCGGGACGACCCCCGGACCGAGTTCCGCCGCCTCGCCCGCCTCGGCCGCGACCTCGAAACGGCGGAGTTGTCGATGGGCATGACGGGCGACCTGGTGGCAGCCGTGCAGGAAGGGTCGACCATCGTGCGCGTCGGCCGGGCCCTGTTCGGCGAGCGCCCCGTCCCCGCCGCCGGCGGGCGGCGACGATAGTGTTCCGGCCAAGGAGGCTCTGATGCCTGGCATGCTGCGGCGGGCGATGGTCTACCTCGGCCTCGTCGATGACGACTATGACGACTACGAGCCCTCGTACGAGGAGCAGCCGCCGCCGGTCCAGGCGCGCCAGCCGCGCGCTTACAGCCCGGAGCCGTCCTTCGAGCCGGCTCCCACCAGCAGCATCCGCACCCTTCCGCGCGAGTCACCGGCAAACCACGAGGGGCCGACCACCATGTCTTCCGTCACGCCGCGGCCGTCGGTCGTGCGCGCCGTCCCACAGGCGCAGAACGCCAAGGTCCACGTCATCGCCCCCGCCCAGTTCCCCGATGCCAAGGAGATCGGCGACCGGCTCCGCGGCAGCCAACCGGTGATCGTGAACCTCCAGGCGGCGGACCGCGAGCTCGAGCGGCGGATGATCGACTTCTGCAGCGGCGCCGCGTACGTCCTCGGCGGCTCCATGGACAAGGTGGCGGACCACGTGTTCCTCCTCACGCCCACCAACGTAGAGGTGTCCGCCGAGGAGAAGCGCAGGTTGCAAGAGCGCGGCCTCTACCGCACGTGACCGCCGCGTCCCCGAGGGCGACGGCCGCCAGGTTGCCGGCATGAACGCCATCTGCCTCGTCCTCAACCTCTATCTGATCGCGCTGTTCGGACGGATCATCCTGAGCTGGTTCCCGATCTCTCCGGACTCGCCGATGTCGCAGGTGTTCTCGTTCCTGTACACGATCACCGAGCCCGTGCTCGGACCGGTTCGCCGCCTCCTCCCGCCCGTCGGTGTCGGCGGCATGGGCCTCGACCTTTCACCGATCATCGTCACCCTCGGGCTGCGCCTGCTGCTCTTCCCGGCACTGGGGTGTTGATCCCTCTTCCGCCCGCATCCCGGTAGCATCGATGAGCGTGGACATCTCACCGCAGACCATCAGGCAGGTGGAGTTCCGCGACAAGAAGCTGGGCGGGTACCACCCCGACGACGTCGACGAGTTCCTCGAGCAGGTCGCGTCGGGGCTCGAGATCCTGCAGGAGCGCCTCCGACTCGCCACCGATAGGGCCGTGCGCGCCGAGTCGGCGGCGGGGGAGAGCCGAGAGGACGACGAGTCGCTGCGCAAGACGCTGATCCTCGCCCAGCGCACCGCCGATCTGGCCGTGCAGGAGGGCAGGGAGCAGGCGGCCCGCATCCTGGAATCGGCAGAGATCGACGCGGCGGCGATGACGGCGGCGGCCGAGGAGGAGGCGCGCCGGCTCCTCGACGAGGCGAACACGCAGCTGCGCACCGACGTCACGCGTCTCGAAACGACGCGCCGCCAGCTCGACGAGGATGTCGACCGGCTGGTGCGCTACGTCGACGAGCAGCGTGCCCGTGTCAAAGCAGTGTTCAGCGACGCCATTGCGAACCTCGATGCTGCGCTGATGCTGCCGGAGCGACCGGTGCTGAGCAGCGGCACGGTCCACGACGCGACCTACGCGAGCGAACCCCCACCCGGCGATCAGCGCAGCGCCACATTCGACCGCGACCTGTTGTCCGACTTCGTCGATCGAAGTCCCGAGGACAACGACTCGCCCGGTTGGGCAGGGTCACAGCACCAACCCTGACCGGCCCCGCCCCGCACTTCGTTACGTCGGGGGTTTCCCTTGGAGAAACCGTTGCGGGCGCTCGCTGTTCCGGATGACGACGCCTCATCGGTTCGGATCGTTCGTCGAACATCGCAAAGCTTTCCCGAAGGAGCACTAGGATGCCCGGCGTTCCGTTGACGACCCGGATGGTGGCTTCGTGTTGCTTCTCGTAACGATCGGTTTGGTGGTGGTCGGAGCGATCGCGTTGGTGATCGGCTTCGTCAGCAACTCGCTCGGACCGATCTACCTGTCCATCGCCTGCAGCGTGATCGCCGGCATCGTGCTGGTCGTGTTCTCGCGCATGGCACGCCGGAGCGACAGCTCGTCGGCTGCGCCGGCGACCACGTCACCCGGGTCGTGGTCACCGAGCACGACGTCGGCCCCGCCGCCTCCGCCCGCACCGGCGCGGACGCCTGCATTCGAGCGCGCACCCGAACCCGCCGCTGCGCCCGCCGCCGCGCCGCCTCCCCCGCCTCCGTCACTTCGTCGTGAGCCGGAGCCGACCATCACGCTGGACGAGCCCGTCTCGGCGCCGGCCCGGTCGGCCGCCGCGTTCGACGGTGACGACGACTTCCCCATTCCCGGTTACGACTCCATGCGCTCCAGCCAGATCGTCGCCATGCTCGGCGACCTCGACCTCGACGATCTCGACATGGTCCAAGAGCGCGAGGAGCAGGGCAAGAATCGGGCCACGGTCCTGCGCCGCGTCGTCGAGCGCATCGACCAGCTCGAAGCCGAGGAGACGGTCGACGCCCCGCTCGTCGAGGAGCCGATGCCGTTGGCGCGGGACGACGACGACTTCGCGGCAGCCACCGACGGCGACTTCACCGCCGCCCCCGCAGGGTCTGTGGCCGACGACGACGGATTCCCGATCGCCGACTACGACGAGCTGTCGGCCGACGAGATCATCGCCGTGCTCGACGACCTCGAGGACGATGAGCTCGACATGGTGGCGGCGCGCGAGGAACGTGGCCGCAACCGCGTCGAGATCCTCGAGTACATCGACGACATGTTCGAGGAGGTCGACGACGGAGCGGAGCCGGCTGCGCCCGTGGTGCCGCCCTCTCCGCCACCTCGCACGCCCGCCAAGAAGGCGCCGGCCAAGAAGGCGACGGCGGTCAAGAAGGCGCCGGTGAAGAAGGTTGCGGCGAAGGTCGTCGCCACGGCACCGAAGAAGGCGCCGGCCAGGCCCGCGGGCGCCACGAAGGCAGCGCCTCGCAAGGCGGCGGCCAAGACGCCGTCGGCCACCCGGGCCGTGTCGCCCGGCACCAAGGGCGCCGGTCGTAAGGCAGGGGCACCCGTAGTCAAGGTGGCGAAGGCGCCGGCGAAGGCGCCGGCGAAGGCGCCGGCGAAGACGGTGGCCACCCGGGCGACGGCCAAGAAGGTCCCGGCCAAGAAGGTGGCTGCGCCCGCCCGCAAGCGCTGACCCGAGGGCACGGCGGGCGGCGACGCCGTCGCCGGAGTGGTCCGGACCGCAGGGCGTGCGTGCGTTCCCGGCCTCGATGGGCCGGGGCGTTACGGCGTGGTGGCGGCGACGGAGATGTGCACGGCCCGCCCGTCGGGCAGCTCGTAGGGTCGGCCGCCGGGTCCGGCCGGGAGGACCACCGCCGCCAGCCTGGTGGCGAGGGTGGCGTCCGTGACGTAGGCGCCATGCGCCTCCACAGCGGCCGCGACGTCGTCGGGGCCGGCGATGGTCAAGGCGATGCGGTCGGACACCTGAAGGCCGGCGTCCTTGCGGGCTTCGTTGACCAGCCGTACCACGTCGCGCGCCAGGCCCTCGGCTTCGAGCTCGGGGGTGACAGTGACATCGAGCATCACCAGCCCGCCGTCTCCGGGGAGCGCCTTGGCGGTGCGTTCGTCGCGGGGCACGAGCCGCAGCGAGTACTCGTCGGGTTCGAGCACCCTCCCTGCCACCTCGACCGAGCCGTCGGGACCGCGCTCCCAGTGGCCCTCCCGCACGGCGCGGATGACCTTCTGCACGTCGGCGCCGATCCTCGGCCCGAGCACGGCCGGCACGACCTGCATGCGCAGCTCCCCGACTGCCTCGACGTCGGTGGTGAGGTGCACCTCCTTCACGTTGAGCTCGTCGGCGATGAGCGCGCGGTACGGGTCGAGCACGGCGGCGTCGGGTGCGGCGACGGTGAGCGACGGAAGGGGCAGACGCGACCGCAGACCGGCACCCTTGCGCACCGAATGGGCGGCCGAGCACACCTCCCGGACGCGGTCCATCGCCGCCACCAGCCCGGGGTCGGCGGGAAGGTCGGCGGCGTCGGGCCAGTCCTCCAGATGGACGCTGCGGCGGCCCGTGAGGCCGCGGAAGATCTCCTCGGTGAGCAGCGGGAGGAACGGTGCGGCGGTACGCGCGAGCACCTCGAGCAGCGTGGCGAGAGTGTCGAAGGCGTCGGCCTCGCCCGCCCAGAACCGTTGCCGGGAACGGCGGATGTACCAGTTGGTGAGCGCGTCGAGGAACCCCGAGATGGCGCCGCAGACGCCGGCGATGTCGTAGGCGTCCATGCGGGCCGTCACGTCGTCCACCAGCTGGCGGGCCTTGGCCAGCGCGTAGCGGTCGAGCTGGCCGCCGGCGTCGGTGCGGAACCTGGCCTGATGGCCGTCGGCGTTGGCGTACAGCGCGAAGAAGTGCCAGGCGTTCCAGATCGGGTGCATCACCTGGCGCACGGTGTCCTCCACACCGCCGCGGGTGAAGATGAGGTCCTGGCCCCGGAGGACGGGCGACGACAGCAGGAACCACCGCACCGCGTCGGCGCCGTAGGTGGCGAACATCTCCTCGGGGTCGACGTAGTTCCGCAGCCGCTTGGACGCCTTGCGGCCGTCGTCGCCGAGGATCACGCCGTGCACCACGCAGGCCCGGAACGGCACGGAGTCGAACAGCGCCGTACCCAGCACGTGCAGGTTGTAGAACCAGGCCCGGGTCTGGCCGATGTACTCGACGATGAAGTCCGCGGGGAAGTGCGACCGAAACCAGTCGGCGCTGTCGAACGGGTAATGGACCTGGGCGTAGGGCATCGACCCGGACTCGAACCAGCAGTCGAGCACCTCCTCGACGCGGCGCATGGTGGCCTTCCCCGACGGGTCGTCGGGGTTCGGTCGGGA
The genomic region above belongs to Acidimicrobiales bacterium and contains:
- the murG gene encoding undecaprenyldiphospho-muramoylpentapeptide beta-N-acetylglucosaminyltransferase codes for the protein MTPRHDRVWALVAGGGTAGHVLPAVAAAAALVERGHAAESISFVGSSRGLEARLVPEAGFSITLLPGRGIARRLTLDNAGAVAGLLWAIGRAFVLTARRRPAVVLSVGGYASVPCAAAAVALRVPLVLHEQNAVPGLANRLAARFARASGVSFAGTALPRAIVTGNPVRPDVLAVDRSATGRRAARAALGLPADATVIAVFGGSLGARRINEATFGLVERWAARPGVAVRHAVGARDWAAVVGRLPAVPPGGLTYDAVEYEERMPTLYAAADVVVGRAGGTTVAELAAAGVPSVLVPLPGAPNDHQTANAKALVDAGAAVLVPDGELTAERLAGELDALVGDPERLAAMGDAGRRIARPDAAERVAELVERHARQ
- the ftsW gene encoding putative lipid II flippase FtsW, giving the protein MGSERNGQGVLAAVVALLCLIGLVMVLSASSVQALREDGSSWFYFRRQVLWAGLGTVALVVAARLDYRKLRRVGLPLLLLAVALLVVVLVPGMGIAVGGSTRWIGVGSWRMQPSELAKLGLLFFGADLLARRGGRPDTARSAMRVMLFGFCVVAGLIMAQPDLGTTLVVGCVVLCLLHVAGTPLRSVATLLLSGAGLAFLLGMAEPYRRERLLSFMNPWADAHNTGYQVVQSLVGMGTGRLTGVGVGASRAKWGFLPNAHTDFIFSIIGEELGMIGSLFVLLLFVAFGLLGIRAALRAPDRYGMLLASGITAWVMAQAFINIGAVVGVVPVSGLPLPFVSFGGTSMVVLMGAVGVLLNIAGQAAPGDGRSPSPAR
- the murB gene encoding UDP-N-acetylmuramate dehydrogenase; the protein is MAGVADAAAVLADRGRRDAPLGALTTYRVGGTAALLVEARSVDDLVLAARAVEAGQVPVLVVGRGSNLLVADGGFPGLAVVVGEGLDGVEVDVGAATVTAGGGAFLPVVARRTAAAGLTGLEWAVGVPGSVGGAVRMNAGGHGSDTSGTLARAGVIDLAGGSDRGAAAVHDVAAEDLALGYRRSAVRSTEVVVWAEFALAPGDRAAAEAAISEIVRWRREHQPGGQNAGSVFTNPPGDSAGRLIEGAGLKGFRLGSATVSPKHANFVQADDGGSADDVMALIEEVRRRVEDRTGVCLATELRLVGFAP
- the murC gene encoding UDP-N-acetylmuramate--L-alanine ligase, whose product is MPGSDVFDLSRPRRIHVVGAGGMGMSAIASVLAAMGHRVSGSDLKSSPSLERLRTLGVEVAVGHRAENLGGAEVVTISTAVPSSNPEVVAAAAAGVPVLRRAEMLAAVAATRRSVGVAGTHGKTTTSSMLALVLVEAGLRPSFLIGGQVNDVGSGAVWDDGEWLVVEADESDGTFLELPLEAVVVTSVEPDHLAHYGGSFDAVVSAFEQYLRQAPGPNVVCADDAVARRLAAATGAVTYGTDESATYRMSDVRSGRSSVAFTVAHADDVLGRVALPVPGLYNARNACAALVTGVLLGAPFTAAVAALARYGGVARRFQFRGERGGVTFVDDYAHLPGEVAAVLAATRDGGWSRVVAVFQPHRYSRTAEVAGGFAGAFDDADVVVITDVYDAGETPLPGVTGKLVLDAVLAARPATRAAYLPGRQELAPYLRRILRAGDLCITLGAGDVTQLADELVGPVAPGDPGPG
- the ftsZ gene encoding cell division protein FtsZ, with the translated sequence MAATQNYIAVIKVVGIGGGGVNAVNRMIDAGLKGVEFIAINTDAQALLMSDADVKLDIGRQLTRGLGAGSDPEVGRQAAEEHRDEIEEVLKGSDMVFITAGKGGGTGTGGAPVVAEVAKSLGALTIGVVTRPFAFEGRRRAVQADSGIQTLKEKVDTLIIIPNDRLLTVSNDKTSMVNAFKMADEVLLQGVQGITDLITTPGLINTDFADVKMIMSNAGTAIMGIGTASGEGRAVNAARAAITSPLLEASIEGARGILLNIAGGSDLGLFEVNEAAEIIHGVAHADANIIFGSVIDDAMGDEVRVTVIAAGFDRWEDETPKARQRAEVGSRSAPREQAPRPDPFAMPADDDIDLGDDEFDVPSFLR
- a CDS encoding FtsQ-type POTRA domain-containing protein produces the protein MDPRFRRRRIDVRRDEGRRRLRILLGCLGVVAAAGGAAGAGRSPLFDVDRTDVRGAERTPADEVVRAAGLSGHPAMLDVDSGRIARSVEALPWVLEATAHREWPGTVRVDITERRPAAVLPAAGQAWALADRTGRILEIGSEKPAGLPVIGNIPPPTKAGASVPAAATPSLRVAAALPAPVRERVADVATLETGEVELQLTPPGGVVRLGPPVDLETKLSVLATVLARADLARVRVVDVRVPRAPSLTRR